The genomic segment GCACCTGAAGATCCTCCTCCAGCACCAGAACCTGCTAAATAAGATTCAGTTTGGTAGGCTTACTTGAATGATATATTCTCCTTCTTGTTAATGTTAAGTAGAATTATCAACAGATAAACAAAGAACCATGTAGTTTTCCCCAAACTGTCATGGATCACTTTGAGTGAACTGTATTTACAGGATTGTGAAATAGTTTTTCAATGGTATTAATGTAAACATGCTCATTCCTAGCCTTTCAAATTTAACCAATCAGAATGTCATTTTTCTACATTTGTCCCTTTTCCTCAGTACCGGTCACATCTTCTGTGGGTGACTGTGTGCTGTCCTCGCTGTCCTTCCGCCTCACCTGTGGAATGCCATCAATGGAGCCAGATCTTGACAAGCCATCAGAATCATTAGAAGCCGCTCTAAGCCTCATGAACCCTGCCTCCTTCAGTGACTTGGAGGATCTGGGAATGATGTCAGATGACTCTGACCATGCTGGAGAAGAtagtactgtagagagagaagaggatgcAGTGCGTGCCGGTGAAGAAGAGAATGCACTTCCAGAGAGCGCCGTGGTCTGCTCTTGTCCTCAAGGTGTTAGTGGACTGGTGGGAGGGGCACCATCAAAAGGGGCACCAACAGTAAGGAGCATGCTGCAAACGATGAGACAGCAACAGCTTGTATCACTGATGAATACTTCCATCACTGAAGCCTCTCCTTCACAGATAGTCATCCCTGCTACGGATAACCAGCCGGTCGAGCTGACGAGTGTCGACCAGTGGGTCCCCCATATTGCCAGTTACACTTTATCGCTCCATTCCTTGCCACCCCTTCCACAAAACGATCATTTGGACAAGGAGATGGAGTCTGCCGACACAGGTCTCGGGAGCAGTGTGGTGATCGGGGGTCAGGAAACAGAGGTCGATCTCTTTGAGAGTTCCATTATCCAAAGGAAGAGGCTGCAAAAGCCACTACGAGTAGCGTGCTCTAGAAAGAGAAACCCTGCAACCAACTCCTGCCAAGAGTGTGGGAAGCGTTTTCTGTCTCGGGGACGGCTGGAGGATCACCTCCGCATACACACCGGAGAGAAACCTTTCAAATGCACCGATTGTAGCAGGTTCTTCAGGACGTTGGCACTCCTGACCAACCATATGAAAATTCACTCTGATGTGCGGCCCTTTAGCTGCGACGACTGTGGCAAGTGCTTTCGGAGAAAGGTTGGCCTTCAGAATCACCATCGCGTCCACACGGATGCGAGACCATACAAATGCAccatctgtggaaagggtttCACCCAAGTACAGTACTGCAAACGACACATGGATTGTCATACAAGTGAGAATACCTATTTCTGCACTCATTGTCCGAAGAGTTTTCCAACCCAATTCCAGCTGTCTGCCCACCAGCGCTGGCACACCACGGACCGCCCGTACGCCTGTGAGCAGTGTGGGTTGCGCTTCTTTATGCCAAGCTTGTTAAAGAGACACATGGGCTACCACATCGGGAACCGCCAGTTCCTGTGTGCCCAGTGCGGAAGGACCTTTGTCTATGAGTTTGACCTAAAGAGACACCAAAAAGACCATGACCCCAGTCCCAAACTCCCCTGCCCTGTCTGCCAGAAGATGTTTGGCAACAACAGCCTACTCCAGGCCCACGTACGCAGGCACTCTTCAGAGAAACCTTACAGATGTGACATATGCGACAAGACCTTTAAAGACAGCGGGGGCCTCCGCATACACAAGCGGGGGCTGCACTCGAACGAACGCCCTTACAGCTGCGACGAGTGTGGGAAGACCTACAAACTACACACGCACCTGAGGGAGCACAAGTTTAAACACACAGGGGAGGGCCACAGCTGTGGCCAGTGTGGAAAAGCCTTCA from the Oncorhynchus keta strain PuntledgeMale-10-30-2019 chromosome 33, Oket_V2, whole genome shotgun sequence genome contains:
- the LOC118366357 gene encoding zinc finger protein 530-like isoform X2, which codes for MDKRVKKSTASTGPPLPLSSLRLLVSPLRLMYSFVWHVVNQRNVMHYGKVEEFVTVVTEAVPKLLSYKQRAQLILGLRARMILELFRKDPPNLQDIQRLLEKMNILGQDAEVEESQANFVALVQTLLKNPYERKHFFQEEFHTQYGSKYDTALQALVGGLVLRLERLLSVPDLSQIASIISAAPSDLEECGQSVSDPEHLKILLQHQNLLNKIQFVPVTSSVGDCVLSSLSFRLTCGMPSMEPDLDKPSESLEAALSLMNPASFSDLEDLGMMSDDSDHAGEDSTVEREEDAVRAGEEENALPESAVVCSCPQGVSGLVGGAPSKGAPTVRSMLQTMRQQQLVSLMNTSITEASPSQIVIPATDNQPVELTSVDQWVPHIASYTLSLHSLPPLPQNDHLDKEMESADTGLGSSVVIGGQETEVDLFESSIIQRKRLQKPLRVACSRKRNPATNSCQECGKRFLSRGRLEDHLRIHTGEKPFKCTDCSRFFRTLALLTNHMKIHSDVRPFSCDDCGKCFRRKVGLQNHHRVHTDARPYKCTICGKGFTQVQYCKRHMDCHTSENTYFCTHCPKSFPTQFQLSAHQRWHTTDRPYACEQCGLRFFMPSLLKRHMGYHIGNRQFLCAQCGRTFVYEFDLKRHQKDHDPSPKLPCPVCQKMFGNNSLLQAHVRRHSSEKPYRCDICDKTFKDSGGLRIHKRGLHSNERPYSCDECGKTYKLHTHLREHKFKHTGEGHSCGQCGKAFRYLRLLKAHERSHSKPSELTRRNSHTSRRRRHSSKRS
- the LOC118366357 gene encoding zinc finger protein 530-like isoform X1 → MDKRVKKSTASTGPPLPLSSLRLLVSPLRLMYSFVWHVVNQRNVMHYGKVEEFVTVVTEAVPKLLSYKQRAQLILGLRARMILELFRKDPPNLQDIQRLLEKMNILGQQDAEVEESQANFVALVQTLLKNPYERKHFFQEEFHTQYGSKYDTALQALVGGLVLRLERLLSVPDLSQIASIISAAPSDLEECGQSVSDPEHLKILLQHQNLLNKIQFVPVTSSVGDCVLSSLSFRLTCGMPSMEPDLDKPSESLEAALSLMNPASFSDLEDLGMMSDDSDHAGEDSTVEREEDAVRAGEEENALPESAVVCSCPQGVSGLVGGAPSKGAPTVRSMLQTMRQQQLVSLMNTSITEASPSQIVIPATDNQPVELTSVDQWVPHIASYTLSLHSLPPLPQNDHLDKEMESADTGLGSSVVIGGQETEVDLFESSIIQRKRLQKPLRVACSRKRNPATNSCQECGKRFLSRGRLEDHLRIHTGEKPFKCTDCSRFFRTLALLTNHMKIHSDVRPFSCDDCGKCFRRKVGLQNHHRVHTDARPYKCTICGKGFTQVQYCKRHMDCHTSENTYFCTHCPKSFPTQFQLSAHQRWHTTDRPYACEQCGLRFFMPSLLKRHMGYHIGNRQFLCAQCGRTFVYEFDLKRHQKDHDPSPKLPCPVCQKMFGNNSLLQAHVRRHSSEKPYRCDICDKTFKDSGGLRIHKRGLHSNERPYSCDECGKTYKLHTHLREHKFKHTGEGHSCGQCGKAFRYLRLLKAHERSHSKPSELTRRNSHTSRRRRHSSKRS